GGCAAAACTACAATGTTGAACTGTCTAGCCAACGGGAATGAAAATTCTGGGAACATAAACATTCAAGGTACAATAGCATACAACGGCAAGACAAATATCAACACCATCAGCCATGCATATGTCATTCAGCAAGATATACTTCTCCCCAATTTGACATGTTATGAGACTCTGATGTATTCTGCAGAACTGAGATTGAAAGAGCCTAAAGAGAAGCtggttgaaattgttgatcaGGTGATTTTGGAGCTAGGCTTGAAAGATTGTAGAAATACTCTGGTAGGAAATGATACTCATAAGGGTCTTTCTGGGGGAGAGAAACGTCGTCTATCAATTGGAATCCAAATGTTGTGCAACCCTTCCgttttatttttggatgaACCAACAACAGGGTTGGATGCTTATAGTGcccttcttctgattcaaACACTGAAAAACCTTGCAAACCAGGGGAAAACGTTTGTGTTGAGTATCCATCAGCCTCGGTCAgatatttttttccttttcgaCAACCTAATTTTGCTTTCTAGAGGTAAAACTTGTTATAGTGGGCCTCTTGATAAGGTTATCCCCTattttgaacaaattgGCTATCACGTACCCAAGCAGGTAAATCCGGCTGATtatttcattgaaattgtcaGTATTAATATGAAAGATCAAGAGACTGAAAACAAATGCTGGGAGTCCCTGTCAAAAATTTCGGACCATTGGAAAGATTCTCATGACTTTGAACCAATTTCTGTTGATCCAACGTTTGTATCCAAGGTCAAGTCTCCCGTCTCATTTTCTAAGAAGATTAAGATATTAACCAGAAGAGATATGCTTCTGTCGTTTCGAAGTCCAttaattcttctttcacTATTAATTGAGACAATAGCTGTCAGCCTTATCTGTGGATGGGTGTTTTTCATTCCTGGAAGTTCACTCAGAGGTATTAGGACAATGACTGGTGCTTTGTATACCACTAATGGTCTGCAACCATATTTATTTCTGCTTTTTGAAGTTTACAGATTGTCATCAGTAGATATTAAAATATACGATAGAGAACGTTCAGAAGGAGTCGTATCTGCGCCTTCCTTTTTGATATCCAGACGAATCTCCAAATTCTTTACCGAAGATGTTTGGATTCCCATATTAGAGTCAATTATTGGGTATTTTATGTTTGGACTCAGAACGGATAGCCCGAGGCACTTTTTTATTTACTTTGCTGCTGTATATATTGCACATTTAGTGTCGATGTGTTTTGCTATGGCATGTGTTTCCATCTCACGGGAGTATGCTTTGGCGTCATTGATGGCCAATCTCAACTTTACATTACAATCAATGGCATGCGGTTACCTTGCAAACTCGAGGGTAATACCAGTTTATGTGAGATGGACGAAATACATAGCATACTTGTGGTATGGCTACGGTGCTGTAATTTCAAACCAGTTCACTGGATTCAGGGGTGAATGTTTTCAGGATACATCACAACCGAATATCGATGAAGTATGCGCCGCCTACTACGGCAATAATATTATTAGAAACCTTGGATTTTGGCCCAATTTTATAGCCCTCCCATTGTGTGTTGAAGTGGCAATGGCATTTGGGTTTTATCTATTTGCAGGGTTGATGCTTACCtacaaaacaaaaagtaGGTCTGCCCTTAGCCAAGAGGTtagttcttcttccaaacGAAAATCCTTGAAGAGTTCTACTCAAGATGcaaccaaagaagcagaagTCTTGGTTCGTGATGGATTAACAATCACACTTAAGGATGCATCTTTGAAGGTGAGAGTAAGAAAAGTACTTGAACGTACGTCTACTGAGAAAGAGATTCTCCATGGTGTCAACGCTGAGTTTAAGCCAGGACAACTGAATACTATCATGGGCCCCTCAGGATCAGGAAAGTCATCGTTACTGAACTTGATTAGTGGGAGGTTGCATTCAAACGTCACAACTTCGTACACTTCAATTGGTGATATCTTTT
This window of the Komagataella phaffii GS115 chromosome 2, complete sequence genome carries:
- a CDS encoding Putative ABC transporter, which produces MKENDTPRVGISVRDLAVVTKKSRRAFFSSSSKRNDVPTSKVLLEATSFDIEPGTITAIMGGSGSGKTTMLNCLANGNENSGNINIQGTIAYNGKTNINTISHAYVIQQDILLPNLTCYETLMYSAELRLKEPKEKLVEIVDQVILELGLKDCRNTLVGNDTHKGLSGGEKRRLSIGIQMLCNPSVLFLDEPTTGLDAYSALLLIQTLKNLANQGKTFVLSIHQPRSDIFFLFDNLILLSRGKTCYSGPLDKVIPYFEQIGYHVPKQVNPADYFIEIVSINMKDQETENKCWESLSKISDHWKDSHDFEPISVDPTFVSKVKSPVSFSKKIKILTRRDMLLSFRSPLILLSLLIETIAVSLICGWVFFIPGSSLRGIRTMTGALYTTNGLQPYLFLLFEVYRLSSVDIKIYDRERSEGVVSAPSFLISRRISKFFTEDVWIPILESIIGYFMFGLRTDSPRHFFIYFAAVYIAHLVSMCFAMACVSISREYALASLMANLNFTLQSMACGYLANSRVIPVYVRWTKYIAYLWYGYGAVISNQFTGFRGECFQDTSQPNIDEVCAAYYGNNIIRNLGFWPNFIALPLCVEVAMAFGFYLFAGLMLTYKTKSRSALSQEVSSSSKRKSLKSSTQDATKEAEVLVRDGLTITLKDASLKVRVRKVLERTSTEKEILHGVNAEFKPGQLNTIMGPSGSGKSSLLNLISGRLHSNVTTSYTSIGDIFLDSQLASFQDMDEICSYVSQDGDHLIPSLSVRETLLFAARLRLNLERHQVEKRVDEIILKMGLRDVATVLVGSEFVKGISGGERKRLSIAIQLINDPPILLLDEPTSGLDAFTAGSILKVLQTLCDENKTVVLTIHQPRLDLFHSLGSILLLAKGGHVAFKGTPNEMLEHFESMGYPCPAFVNAADHVLDVISVNVQNEINETISRKRVNLFLDEWKSRDNQETKLLAVNTFSMEDVAIKKRSSFMKGYTILLQRQALCIRRDTNILFGRIAQIAGLGIILALFYSPLKHDYTSIQQRLGALQQMTALYFIGMLNNIMIFPLERTSFYTEYKDKVVSAESFFMAYLTLELPFELVSGAFFSVFMVMVIGFPRTPGLFFAMYYASICIVNCGESLGVIFNVIFDEVGFAVNIISIFLSIATFMTGVMSLNMGAFLRGINWLSPLYYAVMGVLNLAFPPSLRLTCEDDFRNPDGSCIFSNGTDVLEIYQLKKNWQLLLGLLIVVVFVYRGIGYVMLKLKVRGF